A part of Alkalinema sp. FACHB-956 genomic DNA contains:
- a CDS encoding phage holin family protein: protein MGWLITILVTIVVMAISFYLISKLPIGVEIDSPEKALAAAVVFGILNALSQPLENLLNFTIIFSPVSLIINIIIFGLAAWLIEGFRLRNGIISAILGSIALTIVYSILRKILITVGLISLPKGAAILLPIFLSHTLG from the coding sequence ATGGGTTGGCTGATTACAATTTTGGTCACGATCGTTGTTATGGCGATCAGCTTCTACCTCATTTCAAAATTGCCGATCGGGGTTGAGATCGATAGCCCGGAAAAAGCATTGGCCGCCGCTGTGGTGTTCGGAATTCTCAATGCGCTGTCTCAGCCCTTAGAAAATCTTTTGAACTTCACCATTATCTTCTCGCCAGTTTCCCTGATCATTAACATCATCATTTTTGGCTTAGCCGCATGGCTTATCGAAGGCTTCCGTCTTCGCAATGGCATTATCAGCGCCATCCTGGGTTCCATCGCGCTGACGATCGTGTATTCCATTCTGCGCAAGATCTTGATTACCGTCGGCCTGATTTCCTTACCCAAAGGAGCGGCCATCTTATTACCCATCTTTTTGAGCCATACCTTAGGTTAA